Proteins co-encoded in one Stomoxys calcitrans chromosome 5, idStoCalc2.1, whole genome shotgun sequence genomic window:
- the LOC131997979 gene encoding uncharacterized protein LOC131997979: MRNHYRHHQHPENLNNKNNYNSQQQLQQINNQYNTISTTTNRYQFGLHPVMAATATNVAASVASNSLPPTSLTGNSGSASIGNASSISSLSSSSASNNNSSNSDLPSLANNKMNLTITAPLSAASSTSTSTSSSSSPTASASISLPQQHE, translated from the exons ATGCGAAATCATTATCGTCATCATCAACATCCAGAGAATttgaacaacaaaaataattataacAGCCAACAGCAACTTCAACAGATTAACAATCAATACAATACCATCAGCACCACCACTAATCGTTATCAATTTGGCTTACATCCGGTCATGGCGGCTACTGCCACAAATGTCGCAGCCAGTGTTGCAAGCAATTCTTTGCCCCCCACTAGCCTAACAGGCAATAGTGGGAGTGCCAGCATAGGCAACGCCTCCTCCATATCATCGTTATCATCCTCATCAGCTTCGAATAATAACTCCTCCAATAGCGATTTACCTTCACTTGCcaataataaaatgaatttaACCATAACTGCACCATTGTCTGCAGCATCATCCACATCCACATccacttcatcatcatcatctccaACAGCTTCAGCATCCATTTCCTTGCCA caacaacatgaaTAA